From the genome of Rhododendron vialii isolate Sample 1 chromosome 10a, ASM3025357v1:
TGCATGACCTTTAAAATATTTCACTCTTCGATAGTAAGGTTGCACAAATCAATCACAAGATTTTCAATATCTCTATGTGCTGAATGAATCCAAGGATACGAAAATATTGGGCCTGCACGtagttgaaaattttaaacaatATTTCCAACTAAACCAAATaatttgactaatttttttagaGAGGGCAAGAAAACTAACATTTGACGGAGGCGCAAATCCATGTATGCGGATTCTTCTTGCATTTGATAGTAACAATGATTGTGAGATAGACGACCAATTTGCGCGATTTCAAGATACCACCTTTTGAGCACCGCGTTCCATAGCAAACCTATATTACCAATGTATCTCTTTTATACCATTATTAATCTCatcttttttaattcttttgaaaaaatactCTTTCCGTCCCAAAATTGATGACCATTATTGTGTGTTTAATTATAAAAAGTTGGGGGTAATCGATGAATGCATGcaataggggaaaaaaattcgCATGATGGATATTTATGTATATTGGTTCTGTTTCatgattgtttcttttttaataggTGAAAAGATTGTCATGCCAACTCTGCGGGAAAATGTCAATCTGCATTCAAATGTGCAAGAAGTAATTGGTGTGCCAAACTTAAATAATACACCTCTAGATGGTAATGGCCtatgaactatattttttttttccatacaTTAGTAACAGTTCattaagtttttgttttttcttatcaTGTTTTTTATGATAGCCTATTCACGAGAAATCAATATAGTTTCGAATAAATTCATTTTAATCTCTGGGTCTCTGGGTCATTTTTAGAATATTCCTGATTTTTATATAGTGTGGATTAGTGGGATTTTAATTACCAGTTGGGGTTATTAAATTGATGTAACCGGGTATTAATTAATGGTTCATTATGcttttttatttgcttattaTGTTTTCAAATATGCTCATGTATTTTGCTTTGagtggttttttatttttgaattgcaTGTGCATAGCACAAACTCTATGCTAGTATGAGAGAACAtaaattgtataaaaaaaaaaaacaatggaaGATATAAAACTAAAACATACTTCAACACCAAATCAAAAGTAATATCTGTCAGGAAATACATTATGAGAAAAATACCTACaatcacaaaaaaataactcCAAATCAAATAACAAAACATCCATATTTTACAAAGCCTGTTGGAATCACTTTTTGACTCATTTtgtctttttggaaaaatttatgagttttgataataaaaaaaattatattttttcgatttctctcgccgagatgaatcaataagtaacaaaaatttgacataaaactaataaatgcgaaaaaaattcgaataaagacaacaaaaaaaaaatcgtactAATCTAATTTATCCAAACCCACCCTATATAGTCAAAGAAGAAGTGTTTTTGTAAATCACAAATGTGACTGAATCAGATTTGCCGTCCCCAAATGCTTGAGGAGCCCTGTTCCATTTTTTAAAACGGATGAAAaatgaactcttttttttttttttggcacaatGTCAATAAGAACGTCACTTTCGTGCGTTCATCACTTTCTGAAGCATTTTTTGAGAGaggaagcaaacaaaaaaagaaaaagattgagAAGGAAACAAAGCATTTCGCATtcgaaaattgaaaaacattgACAACATTTTCACCGAAATAACGTCTGCCGAATTCTGGTAgatcattcttcttctttgaaacGATCAAAGGACAAATGGTACcttatgattttattttattttattcggAAAATAGATATATATTGATAAACTCAATAACAGAGACATCAGCTCACTACATGAATACGAAGACCAAAAAGTATCAGCTATGGCCGGAGGTCTAGCGAGCATGAGTGTTCACGTAGAAAAAAAGCaatgaaattaaaatattaccAATGTTGATCAACTTGGTAAAGAATGATATTCTCAAAAAGTTTCCAAAACTAAATGAGTTAATTAAGGAAATATCTTTTCGAATCACCGTGTAAGTTATTGTCTGTCAAGAAATTATATAATATTGCTTAACCGGGGCGATTCCGaagatatataaaaaaaacacctcataatttccgatcaaattttgatgattctaaccgttcaatgtgtttaaaatgtgtttttgaGAGTACCCAtaagaaatcagctcaaaaaaTATCGAGAAGGCTTTGATCTgtgcagtttttcataaaacaatttttgtaagcatttatgaaaaactgctcagattAAGTCATTCTcggtatctttttttttgtcgatttctcgcaggtacccttaaaatcacgttttaaacacattgaatggtttgaACCATCAAAATCTGGTTATCTCGTGAACTCTTACAATCGATGTAGTGTCTCGGGCTTGTACTTTGTAATTCATATTTGATGTAAAACATAATCTCTTCTATTaattgacaaaaagaaaaggtggTGGACAATTGTCATCACGCGAGCTCTTCTCACTAATCCTCCTGAAGCACAACGACCACCGCATGGACATGCGGTGACTATCCACCGCACGCCTATTGAAGCCCActtcgggtctcacaaaaatacaaaaaattattcataaattttaaaataatattctatgaggtcttgtaaaaaatcagctctaacggatatcgatagatatattttttaaatccattaGAGCtatttttttacagggctccataaaatgttattttaaaatttatgaatattttttggagcCCGGAGTGAGCCTCAATAGGCTTGTGGTGGATGGTCACCACATTTCCATGCAGTGTACCTAGAATTTTTGGATTCTAACTGAAAAATGATCTTAGTCTGATTTGATTTGAGGATCTGGGTTTGGTTTTGCCTTCGGAACTATTAGCTTCTGTTGTTTAGTAGTTAAAGTCAACAAATTTCAATGTTTCAAACGTTGCTCAGCTGAAAAGGGCCACCTAGCACCTAGGTGTCAACTAGTCGGCCGCCTAAGCACCCAAGCATGCAGTATAGGAATTAGGTGCCGGCTAGTCGATCGGCAGCCTAATGTAGGCATTGGACCACCTCCTAGCATCTAGGCGGGAGGACTAGTCGGCTGGCTTTTGGAACACTGACAAATTTATCCGGTTCTATAGAATTCAAAACCTGAAGCTATGATCAAAAATCTATTTCCACATCCATCGCAAGCACCCCATGCCTACTATTTCCCTGTTTTCCTGTGTTACATAATATTGTCAATAATTAGTAATGTTTACGATTCTTCTTATTATTGGCCTGCTTGTTGTTTGACCGATTTGCTACAAtgatttgttggtttttttgcacttttttttaaagatttttttgaacagaaataCAACAAGATCTAAGGGGCATACCCCCGAACACTCAGCCAAGCACAAACCACTGGactaaaaaaaatctcaaaaacaaaacaaaacctgACGAACGGACAATACAAAGAACCCCAAAGAATAAGgacctaaaaaaaatcaaagaccCGAAATGAGATATTCTAGGCCAAGCACAacaatttatatttgttaggAACATGTGTGAAAGGTTATATATAGAATTGGAAGGCTCACCACTTAGCCTACGCGCACACGAGAACACCTCAGGCAGATCAGACTCTAGCAAGTGGTGTCAGAGCTGATGGCTGACAAATTATGGGCGGACTCTCCTGAAAGCATCGGTGGTCAGGGGCTTGCACGGAGACTCTTGGTGGAGCGGGAAATCTATTGTAACTCTCAATGGAGCAGACACGAGAAGACCTCAGGCAGATCAGACTAACACATGTGATTCAGTTTCATTCAGCACACGTTACCTATTTCGTTGTTATTTTGACAATTGGCCATGCTGCGTGCaagtcaatttcaaaatcatatatttGTGATAACTAGCGGCCTTCATTCATATTGCATGGTGAATTATCACGTAGCTTGGCTTAGAAGTATGTGTTATTCTGCACATGTTACTTTTTGAACGAATAAATCCAGCCCTTAAAACTTTCATTTGATTTATGATGGACAGTAACTTGAAATGGCTTCTTTCTTTGACACATTAATTCGAGTCACGAGTCTCATGACGTATTTTTCCTAACCACAGGTCACGGTGGGTCTACCCGGATTATGCGGATTGCAATTTTACCAGATTCTGATCCTAACTCTGAAGCAATCCTAGATCAATTCAGTTCTTGTTATCCGGTATCCGGTGAAGCTGTTTTCGGTATGCCATTTTGTTTGGAGTACAAGTGGTATAAGAAAGGGGGCGTAGACTTGCTCATGCTTGCCCACCCTCTCCATCTCCAGCTTCTTGCTGGTAACTCACGCGGAATTACTGTTTTGGACAATTTCAAGTACAAAGGCATTGATGGTGAGCTCGTGGGTGTTGTTGGAGATTCATGGCTATTGAAATCTGATCCTTTTTCTGTTACTTGGTATTCTATTGGAGGTGTCAAAGAAGAATCATATCCTGAAATTATTGATGCACTTGTCACAGATGTTGGGGCTTTAGATGCAGCCTCAATATCGACAAATTCGTCTTCTTATTTTTATGGAAAACTGGTTGCAAGAGCAGCAAGGTTAGGTTTAATTGCTGAAGAGTTGTCTTATGTTGATGTAATGCCAAGTATCCAGAAGTACTTAAAGGATACAATTGAGCCATGGTTAGAAGGAACTTTTGGGCCGAACGGCTTCTTGTATGATGCCAAGTGGGGTGGGATTGTGACTAAACTAGGGTCTACGGATTCTGGTGCTGATTTCGGGTTTGGTCTCTACAACGATCACCATTACCATTTGGGCAATTTTCTTTACGGAATTGCAGTGCTAGCAAAGATTGATCCGGCTTGGGGGAGAAAGTACAGGCCTCAAGCTTATTCACTTATGGCAGATTTCATGAACTTGGGTAGGCGTGGGAATTCATCGTATCCCCGGTTGAGGTGTTTTGATTTGTGGAAATTACATTCATGGGCTGCAGGGTTAACTGTATTCGCAGATGGGAGAAATCAAGAGAGCACAAGTCAAGCTGTGAATGCTTACTATTCGGCAGCTTTGATGGGGTTTGCTTATGGGGACATCCAACTTGTTGCCATCGGATCCACACTCTCAGCAATGGAAATTCATTCGGCTCAAATGTGGTGTCACGTGAGAGAAAGAGATACTTTGTATCCACAAGATTTTACAAGAGAGAATAGGTTGGTGGGGATTTTATGGGCTAACAAGAGGGAAACTAGACTGTGGTTTGCTCCGCCTGAGTTGAAGGAATGCAGGCTGGGGATTCATCTGCTGCCGTTGTTGCCTATTTCTGaggttttgttttctgaaatCAGTTTTGCGAGAGAGCTGGTGGCGTGGACGTTGCCGGCCCTGGCAAGAGAGGGAGTTGGAGAAGGGTGGAAGGGGTTTTTGTATGCATTACAAGGGGTTTATGATAAAGAGGGTTCTTTGGGTAATATTAGGAACTTGAATGGTTTTGACGACGGGAATTCGCTTACGAATCTTTTGTGGTGGATTCACAGTAGAGGTGGTGATGAAGAGGAGAGGGGTGTGAGGGGGGAGAAGTTCTACTGGTTTGGTCACTACTGTCATTGAAATGGTAAGTTCTTGAGTACTGAGGGTGGCCTTGAATAAGAGGATTTGTGTATGATGATGCTTGAATAAGAGGATTTGTGTTTGATGCTAAATGTTTCCAAGGCCTCAACCATTCCGTCTGAGAATAATTATATTGTTTATGATTACTTTCCTCAGCTCGTTTTATACACCTTGTATTTGTTTGAACTCGACCTTGTATATATTgtttacatatattttttttttgaacagcataTATATTGTTTACAATGCCTAAAAATGATATCATCTTGCGTTTCTTCTGAACATGTTACTCGCTATTGTATTTCTGCATTTCAGCTTCCAAAACAGATTCTTTAAGAGATCTGATACTgtggttttattttgtttggtttttccttcttttttttttttttaactcggTAGGTATTTTCGGTTACATCGAAAGGATTGGTATGAGGTATGAAATGAGTACAGGTGCATATGAATTTAGAGAAACACAATGGTATGTTTTCTTTCTCAGGTTTTATTGCAGATTACATATTGCAATGTCCAATGAAGATGTTGATACAGTTTTACCTGACTGCATGTTGTGGGGAGGATGACTCCTTTATTGAAGGAGAATCAATCCACAATCCGAACAATGTGGATTTGTGACAAAATAAATATAATCCTCTTTGTACAATTATCCTGCAGAGCCTAGTACTGAAGGTATGTTCTTTAATAATTTGGAAGAGGTTTACAAAGCATATGCAAGACGAAAGGGGTTTAGCATTTGGATAAGTCATACTCGGCTATCTATATAGTAAGCATAAGTCGTTAACTGGAGTAGAATTTGCTGGTGTTAGGGAAGGATTTCATCGTACTAGTTATCAAAAGAAGCATAAGAATGTCAAAAGTTGCTCTTTGATCATGATTTGATGTAAAGCAATGATGCGTTTGAGAAGAGATGAAGGAAAATGGGTCGTGAGTAACTTTGCGATTGAGCATAATCAGGAGTTGTGTTCTCCAAAAAGGAGTTGTGTTCTCCAAAAAGTACACTTTTAAAAGATGAcgcttgaaaaaataaaaagatgttagtttttgaaaaaaccgtAATTAAAAAGATTGCAATAGATAAATAATGTCAGTCATCTAAAAAATtgtgatataatatatttatgatgtcactttctaaaatagtgacataactattctttctttttaatgtcagtttctcctaaattgtgatataatatattcatgatgtcattttgtaaaataatgacataactattctttctttttaatgtcagtttctcATAAACTGTGATCTAATATATCTATGTTGTCACTTAGGAAGAGTATGTACTTGGCGAGAGCATAGAATATGAATTTAtcggagaatacaaaagttcgaaATGCTTAAAactttgaaaaggatgaaactGAGTAAGGCCTTTGCACAAGATGGTATCtctattgaagtgtggaaaagtctaggtgaccTGGGGATTACTTGATTAACAAAATTGTTAAACAAAATTATCATGACTAGGAAGATTgcaataaataaattattttttggtcttgttcttattcaatttttttttttgtatttattagttttacgccaaatttttatgtaatGAGTGAGTAAagacgagaagaatcgaaaaaataaaaaattataacttttaaacAAGTATTGTGGGAAATATCAAGAAAATGTCCAAAATTTAAGTTtttgagctcttttttttttttggatattttttaaaatacttgtgtaaaagttaaaaaattttactttttcgattcctcttgtccTTACTCATCCAtattacataaaaatttgacgtaaaactaacaaatgtaataaaaatttgaataaagacaacaaaaaaattattctgtaTAAGTTAATCACTAACGTAAATATCCCAGCAGCAAATCATAGCTCCCCACCCCTATACCAAAtcccatttcattttctctcatcATCACTTGCTTTCTTCCAAAGAATAATTAAAGGGCGCACTAATGGTACTCATATCTGTACGCAGGtctaaataattgaaaataaaaaataaaaaaataggctCCAAATTAGGGATGACAATTCCGGCccccccgccccgccccgccccaaaTGGATTGGGGATTTGGGAATTTTTCGGGGATCGAGTAGGGGATGcggataatttttaaaaaaaaaatggggaatggGTAGGGGATGAGTATGAGTCTgtccccgccccgccccgtttgtgtgtctatatatatatatatatatatatacatataaaataaataagttatatacataaataaaaattatataggagtactatatatacataagtgaggaagaaagaaagaaagaaagaaactaaatctcactgtcaataaacatagaagtaattgaattcacttaccacggatagaagattagtagaaaaaagaactcaaatcgatagttctagtcagataaatattgttcacgtctgATAAATATTTTTCACGTCGGAAACTTATGAAATAGCGTCGTGTTGAGAGACTAAGAAACGAAGTTTTAAAGAGCTTTgcgtgtgttgtttgttcttggtGTCTTGCTGCAGGAGGGATACCGGATTAAGAATATCGATTTTGCTTGTGGTTCCATttggatccccgattccccacggggatccccgttccccatttggggaggggatggagggtaaTAATTCCCCAGTGGAGATCGGGGtggggatggggatggattTGGATTCTGAGATTGGGGACGGagatagtggtatccaccctctacccgccccattgccaacctgtagacaccccaatctgacttcccgatcgttttactttgttcttcggtttcttgattccccgatgatgagtcaggtcgaaacagtcccgagaacttggaatggcttgagtttggcatgtgaggaacccatccttagccttaaaaccttaaattagaacctgaaccttgggttttaatgtcgcgcgacatactggaaccctcgcgcgatggttcatttgccaggtggtggtcaaagtcaaagctttgaccattgaccctcgcggggttggctggaccctcgcgcgatggtctcacttcatcgcgcgatggtcaacacctgtcattttcacacagattgcgtgttggtcagggggctacagacccatgtgaccccgttttctcggctgaacagcgttctgggggggctccccttgcaccacctcaccccccattctcccatcacctttgccacccactcctccaccaagcatttgtaaccagcattgttggctggttacaagggcttggttagccatccactaacccccctctcctataaatacccccccttatgcttccttgcaaagggttacaaaaaaagctctcaccaagaaagaagaagaaaaactcaagcacaaacatttCACACCATtcattcccacataatcaccctccaaatctcaccatctcatcattcaagccatctccaaggcactcaaagcaaaggtataaaatctttctgctcactgttcgatcccctgagggggg
Proteins encoded in this window:
- the LOC131304595 gene encoding glucan endo-1,3-beta-D-glucosidase 2-like translates to MSPPTETQTRPFRFPQTESTVLPDPARFFSPNLLASPLPTNSFFQNFVLDDGDKPEYIHPYLINSSLSSISLSYPSQLSSPDSTYQVFKADLTISSANNTNPSSTHVVSSFSDLGLTLDLPSAGLRFFLVRGSPYLTCVAPTNVSINFSTFHGVIQFYSNSSHTKYTIILDNNQKWVMYTDTPFSAMSNDIPSITSGHGGSTRIMRIAILPDSDPNSEAILDQFSSCYPVSGEAVFGMPFCLEYKWYKKGGVDLLMLAHPLHLQLLAGNSRGITVLDNFKYKGIDGELVGVVGDSWLLKSDPFSVTWYSIGGVKEESYPEIIDALVTDVGALDAASISTNSSSYFYGKLVARAARLGLIAEELSYVDVMPSIQKYLKDTIEPWLEGTFGPNGFLYDAKWGGIVTKLGSTDSGADFGFGLYNDHHYHLGNFLYGIAVLAKIDPAWGRKYRPQAYSLMADFMNLGRRGNSSYPRLRCFDLWKLHSWAAGLTVFADGRNQESTSQAVNAYYSAALMGFAYGDIQLVAIGSTLSAMEIHSAQMWCHVRERDTLYPQDFTRENRLVGILWANKRETRLWFAPPELKECRLGIHLLPLLPISEVLFSEISFARELVAWTLPALAREGVGEGWKGFLYALQGVYDKEGSLGNIRNLNGFDDGNSLTNLLWWIHSRGGDEEERGVRGEKFYWFGHYCH